The Arachis hypogaea cultivar Tifrunner chromosome 16, arahy.Tifrunner.gnm2.J5K5, whole genome shotgun sequence genome contains a region encoding:
- the LOC112757539 gene encoding protein FAR-RED IMPAIRED RESPONSE 1-like, whose product MEISTPEGGSNSTLITSNEGNEELSVGEVVTQEGSKVDEITDVMVTRKDELELRHEFSNHSGIIEEEIPVIGMCFDSLPLARKFYANYAKKVGFVTKFRNTNFDKTYKESKIHINQSIHYTREGYREYRVKAATQANIITATRCRARMYFMLDREKESWIVSRLELRHSHPSSAKKAVHYHEYRELTMHAKCVITDNNEAGIRPNNTYLALTNAVGGSSNLSFSEKNVRNYITSKLRCADDNADFKEMMNYFVRMKEINPNFFYAIDVDDANKHGLLFAFFVGVNHNGKSTILGCALLGSEEIPSFEWVFMQWVRCAGTAPRRIITDQYKAMVGAIRKTFMPIDENGVQYSSRVNFGPSGLVQFVYEYDNVLGNKEQKELEDDAADSKGVIPCIGSTGIGRQFQRKYTSNMFRDVQLEVRKKIDCVVRSTKQQGNSISIKVDEQKIVWEKTVYRTFTVDFDPLSQEV is encoded by the exons ATGGAGATTTCAACCCCGGAAGGCGGATCGAATAGCACATTGATCACTTCTAACGAAGGCAATGAAGAATTGAGTGTCGGTGAAGTTGTTACTCAAGAGGGGTCTAAG GTCGACGAAATTACTGACGTCATGGTGACGAGAAAGGATGAGTTGGAATTGAGACACGAG TTTTCGAATCATAGTGGGATCATTGAAGAGGAAATCCCAGTCATAGGAATGTGTTTTGATTCGTTGCCTCTGGCACGGAAATTTTATGCAAATTATGCAAAGAAAGTTGGGTTCGTAACTAAATTCAGGAACACGAATTTTGACAAGACGTATAAGGAATCAAAGATACACATTAATCAATCTATTCATTACACGCGAGAAGGTTATCGGGAGTATCGGGTGAAGGCAGCAACTCAGGCAAACATAATTACAGCCACGAGATGCAGAGCAAGGATGTATTTCATGCTGGACAGAGAGAAGGAAAGTTGGATTGTGTCTAGATTAGAATTAAGGCATTCTCACCCCTCTTCGGCTAAGAAAGCGGTACACTATCATGAGTACAGGGAGTTGACGATGCATGCTAAGTGCGTCATTACGGATAACAACGAGGCTGGCATAAGACCAAATAACACGTATCTAGCACTGACAAACGCGGTTGGTGGGTCTTCAAACCTGAGTTTTTCAGAAAAGAATGTCAGAAATTACATCACAAGCAAACTCCGATGTGCTGATGACAATGCGGACTTTAAGGAGATGATGAATTATTTTGTTCGAATGAAAGAGATCAATCCCAACTTCTTTTATGCAATAGATGTTGACGATGCTAATAA GCATGGTCTACTGTTTGCATTCTTTGTCGGTGTAAACCACAATGGGAAGTCTACTATTCTTGGTTGTGCTTTACTTGGGAGCGAGGAGATCCCTAGTTTTGAGTGGGTGTTCATGCAATGGGTGAGATGCGCCGGGACTGCGCCAAGGAGGATCATCACTGACCAGTACAAGGCCATGGTCGGTGCTATTAGGAAG ACCTTTATGCCAATCGACGAAAATGGGGTCCAATATTCTTCAagagtgaattttgggccg AGTGGTTTGGTCCAATTCGTCTATGAATATGACAATGTGCTTGGAAACAAGGAGCAGAAGGAGCTGGAAGATGATGCTGCGGACTCGAAAGGAGTCATCCCATGTATAGGGAGCACAGGCATTGGGAGACAATTTCAGCGGAAATACACCAGTAATATGTTCAGGGATGTTCAGCTGGAGGTAAGGAAAAAAATCGATTGCGTGGTTCGGTCAACTAAACAACAGGGTAATTCAATTTCTATTAAAGTGGATGAGCAGAAGATAGTTTGGGAGAAGACTGTTTACCGTACTTTCACAGTAGATTTTGACCCATTGAGTCAAGAGGTTTAG